One window from the genome of Fretibacterium sp. OH1220_COT-178 encodes:
- a CDS encoding Synerg-CTERM sorting domain-containing protein encodes MRKRVYSVVSVFLALLLGLSAPAGAELLFARLDGNYANATLGIVLGDGNPVHPLVSNMGGNQGQGIYPFLNAEGKFRVAVTLYTQGKADVVNIHAPGPKEGWAAPETWNRPAESVGSLRNIRSLVAMGGALFGTGYDVSQVSRLAPASGDRYVEDKTYAYVSSAPGYDAHGEGLVAYNDKLYAIFSEGRDIWTASGDYAPNHLVKLDKDLNVLEKKPMLGRNLGGSVPGAFLRQGNLLYVATLGGTQPVENAYNPASCVEIVNLDTMEISAPLKAEAVKAADPTFGHMFGAVASAWDKIYVQATKWSQADGYSIRVYETTAERLAKGDLGTLLKDFQGKNGYASGLSYDSERKYLWVGAGFSLWRYDGSGWKEFDSNALGGNLSSYAAISAPAGSLNPPAPAPGPNQNQPKSGSGGGCDTGLGWMLLLAVVPVVGRRRS; translated from the coding sequence GTGAGAAAGCGTGTTTATTCGGTCGTATCGGTGTTTCTGGCGTTGCTGCTGGGCCTGTCCGCCCCGGCTGGGGCGGAGCTCCTCTTCGCGCGGCTGGACGGCAACTATGCCAACGCGACGTTGGGAATCGTACTGGGAGACGGCAATCCCGTCCATCCTCTGGTCAGCAACATGGGGGGCAATCAGGGACAGGGCATCTACCCGTTCCTCAATGCGGAAGGAAAATTTCGTGTCGCCGTAACGCTCTATACTCAGGGTAAGGCTGACGTCGTCAACATCCATGCCCCGGGGCCGAAGGAGGGATGGGCGGCTCCCGAGACCTGGAATCGTCCCGCGGAGTCGGTCGGATCTCTTCGGAACATTCGCTCCCTAGTGGCGATGGGAGGGGCCCTTTTCGGAACGGGCTACGATGTGTCCCAGGTCTCCCGCCTGGCGCCCGCCAGCGGGGATCGGTACGTGGAGGACAAGACGTATGCCTACGTTTCGTCGGCGCCGGGGTACGACGCTCACGGCGAGGGGTTGGTGGCCTACAACGACAAGCTCTATGCCATTTTCTCGGAAGGGCGCGATATCTGGACCGCCTCGGGCGACTATGCGCCCAATCACCTGGTCAAGCTCGACAAGGACTTGAACGTCTTGGAGAAGAAGCCGATGTTGGGCAGAAATCTCGGCGGCTCGGTCCCCGGCGCCTTCCTTCGTCAGGGCAATCTGCTCTACGTCGCCACGCTGGGCGGCACTCAGCCCGTCGAGAACGCCTACAATCCGGCCTCCTGCGTGGAGATCGTCAATCTGGATACGATGGAGATCTCGGCACCTTTGAAGGCGGAGGCGGTGAAGGCGGCGGACCCCACATTCGGACACATGTTCGGGGCCGTGGCGTCGGCCTGGGACAAGATCTATGTGCAGGCCACGAAGTGGAGCCAGGCGGATGGCTACAGCATCCGCGTGTACGAGACTACGGCGGAGCGTCTTGCCAAGGGGGACCTGGGAACTCTGCTGAAGGATTTCCAGGGAAAGAACGGCTATGCTTCGGGCCTGTCCTACGATTCGGAGCGGAAATACCTTTGGGTCGGTGCGGGATTCAGCCTGTGGCGTTATGACGGGAGCGGCTGGAAGGAATTCGATTCCAATGCCCTCGGCGGCAACCTCTCGAGCTATGCGGCGATTTCCGCCCCGGCGGGCTCGCTCAATCCTCCGGCCCCCGCTCCGGGCCCCAATCAGAACCAGCCGAAGAGCGGTTCCGGCGGCGGCTGCGATACGGGGCTTGGCTGGATGCTGTTGCTGGCGGTCGTCCCGGTGGTTGGGCGGCGAAGGAGCTAA